In Synechococcus sp. KORDI-52, one genomic interval encodes:
- a CDS encoding DUF3887 domain-containing protein, with translation MKLSAALLAIALSAPMGVISPAAAEELTKTELTPAQATAAAELLLGALKERQGDVLHDALARPVQASVDVKTVQTRLDQREAIEATRVVSVIPGYNTTTVDAVVSTASGDEGMLMVLDEDGKLLAWKWTDRIQPIETTALDFTRDLAAGRWVTARSKLSLQLQEDLAPGDLERKWTKLSNVSGGFRKVKDAVIAHQGGEQQLVLVAVAFGKATTNLFVIFDERGRIINVDISRDFV, from the coding sequence TTGAAGCTCTCCGCTGCCCTGCTGGCCATCGCCCTGTCAGCCCCCATGGGGGTCATCAGTCCCGCAGCAGCGGAGGAGCTCACCAAGACTGAACTCACGCCCGCGCAGGCGACAGCGGCGGCTGAACTGCTGTTGGGGGCTCTTAAAGAGCGCCAGGGAGATGTCTTGCACGATGCCCTCGCCAGACCGGTTCAGGCCAGTGTTGATGTGAAAACGGTCCAGACACGCCTGGACCAGCGTGAGGCCATCGAGGCAACCCGCGTTGTCAGTGTGATTCCCGGCTACAACACAACCACGGTTGACGCTGTCGTGAGCACCGCCTCCGGCGATGAGGGGATGCTGATGGTGCTGGACGAAGACGGCAAGCTGCTCGCCTGGAAGTGGACCGATCGCATCCAGCCCATCGAAACAACGGCGCTCGACTTCACCCGCGATCTGGCAGCAGGGCGTTGGGTCACAGCACGATCCAAGCTCTCGTTACAGCTGCAGGAGGACTTGGCCCCTGGTGACCTTGAACGCAAGTGGACGAAGCTCAGCAACGTCTCCGGTGGGTTCCGTAAGGTGAAAGACGCCGTCATCGCCCATCAGGGCGGAGAGCAACAGCTCGTGCTGGTGGCTGTCGCCTTCGGCAAAGCCACAACTAACCTGTTCGTGATTTTCGATGAACGCGGTCGGATCATCAACGTCGATATTTCCCGAGACTTCGTCTGA
- a CDS encoding CocE/NonD family hydrolase codes for MSAETRAMACRQEALTLADGVVLRSRLWHPSGEGPWPALLMRQPYGHRIASTVTYAHPSWWASHGFLVVVQDVRGQGESGGSFGGFGQEAADTSATHAWVRQLPECNGRLGAYGFSYQGLTQLTGAEATPPPECTAPAMTGLDERRHWSCEGGAHWWQLGLGWGLQLAALQAQRRGDTKAWLEIRRSLDDSTYLRDGPRLLQRHDPDGMAWTWFQNEPAMDKQWTVHRVPKTWLQRPMLLIGGWWDPHLVGLLDLWHRSKAAGGQPSLHIGPASHLQWWPETQQLMLEFFQQHLQDRPPLEPTPAQQLWNITRHRWDAIPTPEAIGPSSWGLRGHGLACIDPSDGALLADGEGEGRVVIVHDPWRPVPAIGGHLGTPPGPANRLAVDQRSDVATFTSVPLGDELLLSGQPLLCLNALADQPGFDLCISLSRLPAQADSVEQLSTGVLRVRGGEALQNVRRSVTLQPLQVTLDPGDRLRISIAAAAWPAIGVNPGHDVVPCGAPSPDHRVVTLTLELAGSTLQLNPFDSGRLKLD; via the coding sequence ATGTCCGCTGAGACAAGGGCAATGGCCTGCCGCCAGGAAGCCCTGACGCTTGCCGATGGCGTTGTGCTGCGGTCGAGGCTGTGGCACCCCAGCGGGGAAGGGCCTTGGCCCGCACTGCTGATGCGGCAGCCCTATGGACATCGCATTGCCTCAACCGTCACCTATGCCCACCCCAGCTGGTGGGCCTCCCATGGATTCCTCGTGGTCGTCCAGGACGTGCGGGGGCAAGGCGAATCCGGCGGTAGCTTCGGGGGGTTTGGTCAGGAAGCAGCCGACACCAGTGCAACCCACGCCTGGGTTCGCCAGCTGCCGGAATGCAATGGACGGCTGGGGGCCTACGGATTTTCCTATCAGGGCTTGACCCAGCTCACCGGAGCTGAAGCGACCCCGCCACCGGAGTGCACCGCACCGGCGATGACCGGACTGGATGAACGTCGCCACTGGAGTTGTGAAGGCGGTGCCCACTGGTGGCAGCTTGGGCTCGGCTGGGGGCTCCAGCTCGCCGCCCTGCAGGCCCAGCGACGTGGTGACACAAAGGCCTGGCTGGAGATCCGCCGAAGCCTGGACGACAGCACCTACCTGCGGGATGGGCCTCGACTGCTGCAACGCCATGACCCCGATGGCATGGCCTGGACATGGTTTCAAAACGAGCCGGCCATGGACAAGCAATGGACGGTGCATCGTGTGCCGAAGACCTGGCTCCAACGCCCGATGCTGTTGATCGGCGGATGGTGGGATCCGCATCTGGTGGGGCTTCTGGACCTCTGGCATCGCAGCAAGGCGGCCGGAGGTCAGCCATCCCTGCACATCGGGCCGGCCTCCCACCTGCAGTGGTGGCCTGAAACTCAGCAGCTGATGCTGGAGTTCTTCCAACAGCATCTGCAGGATCGACCACCGCTTGAACCGACACCTGCCCAACAGCTCTGGAACATCACACGCCATCGGTGGGATGCCATTCCCACACCCGAGGCGATCGGTCCCTCGTCATGGGGGCTGCGGGGGCATGGATTGGCCTGCATCGATCCAAGCGACGGTGCCCTCCTGGCGGATGGTGAGGGAGAGGGTCGCGTGGTCATCGTTCATGACCCCTGGCGACCGGTCCCGGCCATCGGTGGACATCTCGGGACCCCTCCCGGCCCGGCTAACCGCCTGGCAGTGGATCAACGCAGCGACGTCGCCACCTTCACATCTGTCCCCCTTGGTGATGAGCTTCTGCTCTCGGGTCAACCATTGCTGTGCCTGAACGCCCTCGCAGACCAGCCCGGGTTTGATCTCTGCATCAGCCTCTCGCGTCTGCCTGCACAGGCCGACAGCGTTGAGCAACTGAGCACAGGCGTCCTGCGGGTTCGGGGGGGAGAGGCCCTGCAAAACGTCAGACGCAGCGTGACCCTTCAGCCGCTTCAGGTGACCCTGGATCCAGGCGATCGATTGCGGATCTCCATCGCAGCAGCAGCCTGGCCCGCCATTGGCGTCAACCCTGGCCACGATGTCGTGCCCTGCGGAGCTCCGAGCCCAGACCACCGCGTGGTGACGTTGACACTGGAACTTGCTGGCTCCACCCTGCAGCTGAACCCCTTCGACTCCGGCAGACTGAAGCTCGACTGA
- a CDS encoding Ycf51 family protein → MAFDQLLLAAAPWLGWSGLGLGVLTAVGFFARWGIRFRLVGVSSFTLLLAVSCWAFGVSYTPPVVVEGAVRAPIVFDNGNDLVVAQVPADLAPATIEATLEQLQGNLRGSGRSSDTVLVRLRGIKAEGDGQGRPVILGEVSKTFR, encoded by the coding sequence ATGGCCTTCGATCAGCTGCTGCTTGCCGCCGCTCCCTGGCTGGGCTGGTCAGGCCTTGGGCTGGGCGTGCTGACCGCTGTTGGCTTTTTCGCCCGTTGGGGCATCCGCTTTCGATTGGTGGGCGTCAGCAGCTTCACCCTGCTGCTGGCGGTGAGCTGCTGGGCCTTCGGCGTGAGCTACACCCCCCCCGTGGTGGTGGAGGGCGCCGTGCGAGCGCCGATCGTGTTCGACAACGGCAACGATCTGGTGGTGGCGCAGGTTCCCGCTGACCTGGCACCAGCAACAATTGAGGCCACCCTGGAACAGTTGCAAGGGAACCTGCGGGGCTCCGGTCGCTCCAGTGACACAGTGCTGGTGCGGTTGCGGGGAATCAAAGCCGAAGGCGATGGCCAGGGCCGTCCCGTCATCCTTGGCGAGGTCAGCAAGACCTTTCGCTGA
- a CDS encoding DUF4332 domain-containing protein — protein sequence MPDFNDAIEELPQSFRREKQELDQAGIKNWSAICGLTDLELSQLARSGQASARNLKRLRGMADLVCSLGLPPQDAALLMHAGIATPAALATCSPERLVRQTGRLERSLGTKRPAVVDLRVASDWIQRARQLAN from the coding sequence ATGCCGGACTTCAACGACGCCATCGAGGAATTACCCCAATCGTTTCGCAGGGAGAAACAGGAACTTGACCAGGCCGGCATCAAGAACTGGTCCGCGATTTGTGGCTTAACCGATCTGGAGCTGAGCCAGCTCGCCCGCAGCGGCCAGGCATCGGCCCGCAACCTCAAACGTCTACGGGGCATGGCGGATTTGGTCTGCAGCTTGGGCCTGCCCCCCCAGGACGCCGCACTGCTGATGCATGCCGGCATTGCCACGCCGGCCGCCCTTGCGACGTGCAGCCCCGAACGTCTGGTGCGCCAGACCGGCAGGCTTGAGCGCAGCCTTGGAACCAAACGCCCTGCCGTCGTGGATCTGCGGGTAGCCAGCGATTGGATCCAACGGGCCAGGCAACTTGCGAACTGA
- the glgB gene encoding 1,4-alpha-glucan branching protein GlgB, protein MGVAAVLDWMVQDGERLAGCRHDHPFAVLGPQSSEQGWTVRVWMPEAQSVTLLQAGETLAMSTPNHPWVFEAQLNRDPGSDYRVRVERGGIVHEQHDPWAFRGEWMGEMDRHLFAEGNHHHIWQRMGAHLTERDGITGVMFCLWAPNALTVSVIGDLNSWDGRHHPMQKRVGGIWELFVPGLGEGHLYKYEIRTQDGHCYQKADPYGFQHEVRPDNSSVVARLNGFQWSDQGWMQKRDSSNALDQPISVYEMHLGSWIHASAEEPWIQPDGTPRPPVPAADMKPGARLLTYAELADRLIPYVKDRGFTHIEVMPITEHPFDGSWGYQVTGWYAPTSRYGTPDEFKAFVDRCHAEGIGVIIDWVPGHFPKDAHGLAFFDGAHLYEHSDPRIGEHKEWGTLIFNYSRNEVRNFLVANLIFWFEQFHIDGIRVDAVASMLYRDYLRPDGEWLPNENGGRENTEAVRFLQQANHVLFQHFPGALSIAEESTTWPMVTQPTDSGGLGFNLKWNMGWMHDMLDYFELDPWFRQFHQNNITFSIWYTYTENFMLALSHDEVVHGKSHLLHKMPGDDWQKYANTRALLAYMWTHPGKKTIFMGMEFGQRAEWNVWGDLQWDLLNYEPHKGIQRLVDDLNVLYKAEPALWRDDFDQFGFQWIDCNDNRHSVISFMRRESASGTWLVVVANFTPQSHSHYRVGVPLSGFYEEIFNSDAAKYGGSNLGNMGGKLTDEWGIHGYENSLDLCLPPLSLMVFKHDPKRSLSSSDPDNIV, encoded by the coding sequence ATGGGTGTCGCCGCAGTCCTCGACTGGATGGTGCAGGACGGCGAACGGTTGGCAGGTTGTCGCCATGACCACCCGTTCGCGGTGCTCGGTCCCCAATCCTCTGAGCAGGGGTGGACCGTACGAGTGTGGATGCCTGAAGCCCAATCGGTCACCCTGCTGCAGGCTGGCGAAACCCTCGCCATGTCCACCCCGAACCACCCCTGGGTGTTCGAGGCACAACTCAACAGAGATCCAGGCAGCGACTACAGGGTCAGGGTTGAGCGCGGTGGGATCGTGCATGAACAGCACGACCCCTGGGCGTTCCGTGGTGAATGGATGGGCGAGATGGATCGCCACCTGTTCGCTGAAGGCAACCATCACCACATCTGGCAAAGGATGGGTGCCCACCTCACCGAGCGTGACGGCATCACCGGTGTGATGTTCTGCCTTTGGGCTCCCAACGCTCTCACCGTCTCCGTGATTGGAGACCTGAACTCATGGGACGGACGGCATCACCCCATGCAGAAACGTGTTGGGGGCATCTGGGAACTGTTTGTTCCCGGACTCGGTGAAGGACATCTGTACAAATACGAAATCCGCACCCAGGACGGCCACTGTTACCAAAAGGCTGATCCCTACGGCTTCCAACACGAAGTTCGTCCGGACAACAGTTCCGTCGTGGCACGTCTGAACGGATTCCAATGGTCCGATCAGGGCTGGATGCAGAAGCGCGACAGCAGCAACGCGCTGGATCAACCCATTTCGGTGTACGAAATGCACCTGGGCAGCTGGATTCACGCTTCAGCAGAGGAGCCCTGGATTCAGCCCGATGGGACACCGCGCCCGCCAGTCCCCGCAGCTGACATGAAGCCCGGAGCTCGGCTGCTCACCTATGCCGAACTGGCCGATCGCCTGATTCCTTACGTGAAGGACAGGGGCTTCACCCACATCGAGGTGATGCCGATCACGGAGCACCCCTTCGATGGATCCTGGGGCTATCAGGTAACGGGTTGGTACGCCCCCACCAGCCGCTACGGAACGCCCGATGAATTCAAGGCATTTGTAGACCGCTGCCACGCTGAAGGCATCGGCGTGATCATCGACTGGGTTCCTGGCCATTTCCCGAAGGATGCCCACGGCCTGGCTTTCTTTGATGGCGCACACCTTTATGAGCACAGCGATCCCCGGATCGGGGAACACAAGGAATGGGGAACGCTGATCTTCAACTACAGCCGTAACGAAGTTCGCAACTTCCTCGTCGCCAATCTCATCTTCTGGTTCGAGCAGTTCCACATCGATGGCATTCGTGTGGATGCCGTGGCCTCGATGCTCTATCGCGACTATCTGCGGCCCGATGGTGAATGGCTCCCCAATGAGAACGGCGGCCGGGAAAACACCGAAGCGGTGCGTTTCCTTCAGCAGGCCAACCACGTGCTGTTCCAACACTTCCCAGGCGCCCTCTCCATCGCAGAGGAATCAACAACCTGGCCGATGGTCACCCAGCCAACCGACAGCGGCGGCCTCGGATTCAACCTCAAATGGAACATGGGTTGGATGCACGACATGCTCGATTACTTCGAGCTGGACCCGTGGTTCCGCCAGTTCCACCAGAACAACATCACCTTCTCAATCTGGTACACCTACACCGAGAACTTCATGCTGGCGCTCAGCCACGATGAAGTGGTGCACGGGAAGAGCCATCTCCTGCACAAGATGCCGGGAGATGACTGGCAGAAGTACGCCAACACCCGGGCGTTGCTCGCCTACATGTGGACACACCCCGGCAAGAAGACGATCTTCATGGGGATGGAATTCGGCCAGCGTGCCGAATGGAATGTGTGGGGCGATCTCCAGTGGGATCTGCTCAATTACGAGCCCCACAAAGGCATCCAGCGGTTGGTGGATGACCTCAACGTTCTCTACAAGGCAGAACCGGCCCTCTGGCGGGACGATTTCGACCAGTTCGGCTTCCAGTGGATCGATTGCAACGACAACCGCCACTCCGTGATCAGCTTCATGCGTCGGGAAAGTGCCAGCGGCACCTGGCTGGTGGTGGTGGCGAACTTCACGCCCCAAAGTCACTCCCACTACCGCGTGGGCGTTCCGCTCTCCGGCTTCTACGAGGAGATCTTCAACTCCGATGCAGCCAAGTACGGCGGCAGCAACCTCGGCAACATGGGCGGCAAACTGACGGACGAGTGGGGCATCCACGGCTACGAGAACTCCTTGGATCTCTGCCTGCCGCCGCTGAGCCTGATGGTGTTCAAGCACGACCCGAAACGCAGCCTGAGCAGCAGCGATCCGGACAACATCGTGTGA
- a CDS encoding translocation/assembly module TamB domain-containing protein has product MGKTRRRAWLAAGSFVLIGVGTAGFIALDRAAERALVRFRPDLERALSAPLGHPLKIGPYKGLRPWGFAIGPTRVPPSTADRSELSLAGLDISLAPLASLRRLQPVVQLTLHNVRGQLEANQEGRYWTFGAPRGSGDLPRLGLQYRLADPALLRLGPQRKTLELRSQGSVLLGEAFFSTESELRWVDGQGSVRLDGQGHWDRPSFRLRSRLDRVALQPLEAVIAPSQDQKASGELQGDVQISWTGDSVNCRGGVRLTGLQLASVRSPRFSIGCQGDQLKLEPGTLRFGSFEALASGAVVLNKSFDLRAEVRSSDVGPARKDPLQFRIQGPWEEPQWTVQGQLRLPEAIGFTTPLKLDGQWRTPWLQPEQQAVLVDRLRLSAPGLRFGLAGTIGADLDLRSTELQIDPRFWSAVPSLQAGLGQTAPITGAVDVSGALASPDLALQLGQAVNPLLERWSFQTRWSTEDSALVLDRFTSPMLRAEARLPLKLEQGRLQAGALQSGFELQPFELSRFTPLIGLPLDGRLAARGRLNGPLSALQPDITLMLDQPRVGVVQVPERWQGSLSGELGRGARLAMTAQQPAEPGTLVADLDADVWPKTVRLDRGEGQLRLDGLAQRGGQRRYRWRAADLDIDGLRFIVPPVNQPKLVAGRLTGEGSLAMAPLAIRGSAAIAGPSLAGVAMESLNLEGSLTDGRFLADAALTPLEGSIRLKARGDLGGRMHSAIEAEGLDVTWLTFLARQLRGGDSSVGLASGTAKDLGTLVINTFGGSLDGQLRALAQSRRALAAYDLAHPSKGPELERLEGRVNLSGTIEGPDLSRLQADLVAKAHLWIEGDDQVKALQLEPVVATLRGPLSGGSGDLSLLQLPLSLLALLAPVPSQLRGSIGIRGRYDLSGKAPLLVSDLLLDSASLAGQPLQLEQRSIVVDREAIRLDLALRAGESKEAITVSGDVPFDPDADLNLTLESHGDALGALTLLAGESLTVRQGGTDLRLLLRGSLKQPQANGFLVVTNGDLSIGEQELSRIRASILFDFDRVLVQNLEAEVGRGGTLSASGTLGLFAPQSDAPPLTLQISQGQIRQPIVQFQADGELQISGAMVQPVLSGALTLSRGTLRPQSGFFGRLRRGGGGLQGLVASGVEGPSTAAQPSFESVNELLEEKWDFQEPLVLMGPNQPIRRSDQLQRFIPNLPAIRFENLRLALGPDLQVLMPPLISFKGDGALTLNGPLDPSLEARGLIRLNSGRIWIPPLAPLRLDPQEANVAVFTPSLGLVPYVDIAMQSRVADSVSVGSGNQITTSNVFDTNGSGSAYAGGGELRLVKVTVQATGLANRLADPNNLVLRSSPPMSEQQLLGLIGGNTLASLGGTGGAALATVLGQSLLSPVLGTLTDAMGQRLQVAIFPTYVNPDVKSETERTSGRVPPTLTVVTEFGVAVTDKFDLSVLMAPNTTDVPPQATVSYQLTPSTSVSGSVDANGTWQSQLQVFFRF; this is encoded by the coding sequence ATGGGGAAAACGCGGCGCAGGGCCTGGCTGGCAGCGGGCAGTTTTGTTCTGATCGGAGTTGGAACCGCGGGTTTCATCGCCCTGGACCGTGCGGCGGAGCGCGCCTTGGTCCGCTTCCGTCCCGATTTGGAGCGGGCTCTTTCCGCTCCTCTCGGCCATCCCCTCAAGATTGGTCCCTACAAAGGACTCCGCCCCTGGGGGTTCGCAATTGGCCCAACCCGGGTTCCTCCGTCAACGGCGGATCGTTCGGAACTGAGCTTGGCTGGGCTAGACATCAGCCTGGCCCCCCTGGCCAGTCTCCGGCGTTTGCAGCCGGTTGTGCAGCTCACGTTGCACAACGTTCGCGGTCAGCTGGAGGCCAATCAGGAGGGGCGTTACTGGACCTTTGGTGCTCCGCGAGGCAGCGGAGACCTGCCGCGACTTGGTCTCCAGTACAGGCTGGCCGACCCTGCGCTGCTGCGTCTTGGACCTCAGCGCAAGACCCTTGAGCTCCGCAGTCAGGGCTCGGTTCTGCTGGGAGAGGCCTTCTTCAGCACCGAATCCGAGCTTCGCTGGGTCGATGGCCAAGGCTCAGTACGCCTGGACGGTCAAGGTCACTGGGATCGCCCCAGTTTCAGGCTGCGAAGCCGGCTTGATCGTGTCGCCCTGCAACCGTTGGAAGCCGTCATCGCTCCCTCCCAGGATCAGAAGGCTTCAGGGGAACTGCAGGGGGATGTCCAGATCAGCTGGACCGGCGATTCCGTGAATTGTCGTGGTGGAGTCAGGCTGACCGGTCTCCAGCTTGCGTCGGTCCGTAGCCCTCGCTTCAGCATCGGTTGCCAGGGTGATCAGTTGAAGCTGGAGCCTGGGACACTGCGTTTCGGCTCGTTTGAGGCGCTGGCCTCAGGGGCCGTGGTGTTGAACAAGAGCTTTGATCTTCGCGCTGAAGTTCGCAGTTCGGACGTCGGTCCCGCCCGCAAGGATCCGTTGCAATTCCGGATCCAAGGCCCATGGGAAGAGCCTCAGTGGACCGTTCAAGGCCAGCTCCGCCTTCCTGAAGCCATCGGCTTCACAACCCCCCTGAAGCTGGACGGTCAGTGGCGTACCCCCTGGCTGCAACCCGAGCAACAGGCTGTTCTGGTGGATCGGCTCCGGCTCAGTGCACCGGGGCTCCGCTTCGGGCTTGCAGGAACGATCGGAGCCGATCTGGACCTGCGCAGTACGGAGCTGCAGATTGATCCCCGCTTCTGGTCTGCGGTGCCGTCCCTGCAGGCAGGCTTGGGCCAGACCGCTCCGATCACGGGGGCTGTCGACGTCAGTGGAGCACTGGCCTCCCCGGATCTGGCCCTGCAGCTTGGTCAGGCGGTGAATCCACTCCTGGAGCGCTGGTCGTTCCAAACCCGATGGTCCACGGAGGATTCGGCTCTGGTGCTGGATCGTTTCACCAGCCCGATGCTGCGGGCGGAAGCGCGCCTGCCTTTGAAGCTGGAGCAGGGGCGGCTGCAGGCTGGTGCTCTTCAGAGCGGCTTTGAACTTCAACCTTTCGAACTCAGCCGCTTCACCCCCTTGATCGGCCTGCCCCTGGATGGTCGGCTGGCGGCGCGGGGTCGATTGAACGGTCCGCTGTCAGCGCTTCAGCCGGACATCACGCTGATGCTGGATCAACCCCGCGTCGGGGTTGTGCAGGTTCCCGAGCGTTGGCAAGGCAGCCTCAGCGGGGAACTCGGCCGTGGTGCGCGCCTGGCGATGACAGCCCAGCAGCCCGCCGAGCCTGGGACGCTCGTGGCCGATCTTGATGCAGACGTTTGGCCCAAAACCGTGCGCCTGGACCGTGGTGAGGGGCAGTTGCGCCTCGACGGATTGGCGCAGCGTGGTGGACAACGCCGCTACCGCTGGCGTGCAGCGGACCTCGACATCGATGGTCTTCGTTTCATCGTTCCGCCGGTCAACCAACCCAAACTGGTGGCTGGTCGTCTGACGGGCGAAGGCAGCCTGGCCATGGCCCCCCTCGCGATCCGTGGGTCTGCTGCAATCGCTGGCCCCTCCTTGGCGGGTGTCGCCATGGAGAGCCTCAATCTGGAGGGTTCCCTGACCGATGGACGCTTTCTGGCCGATGCAGCGCTGACGCCCCTAGAGGGCAGCATCCGGCTGAAGGCCCGTGGAGATCTGGGTGGGCGGATGCACAGCGCGATCGAGGCCGAAGGCTTGGATGTGACCTGGCTGACGTTCCTCGCCCGTCAATTGCGAGGGGGTGATTCCAGTGTTGGTCTGGCCTCCGGAACGGCCAAGGATCTTGGAACCTTGGTTATCAACACCTTCGGCGGCTCTCTTGACGGGCAGTTGAGAGCCCTGGCGCAATCGCGGCGTGCTCTGGCGGCTTACGACCTGGCTCATCCCAGCAAAGGCCCTGAACTCGAGCGCCTGGAAGGACGGGTCAATCTGTCGGGAACCATTGAGGGGCCGGATTTAAGTCGTCTGCAGGCCGATCTGGTTGCCAAGGCGCATCTTTGGATTGAGGGGGATGACCAGGTCAAGGCACTGCAGCTGGAACCGGTGGTCGCCACACTGCGCGGCCCGCTGAGCGGTGGATCCGGTGACCTCTCGCTGCTGCAGCTTCCGTTGTCTCTGCTGGCGTTGCTGGCACCTGTGCCTTCGCAACTCCGAGGCAGCATCGGCATCCGCGGCCGGTACGACCTCAGCGGAAAGGCTCCACTGCTGGTCTCCGATCTGCTGCTCGATTCCGCAAGCTTGGCGGGCCAGCCTCTGCAGTTGGAGCAGCGATCGATTGTTGTCGATCGCGAGGCGATTCGCCTGGATCTCGCCCTGAGGGCTGGTGAGAGCAAGGAAGCCATCACCGTCTCGGGGGATGTTCCCTTCGACCCTGATGCCGATTTGAACCTGACGCTGGAAAGCCATGGGGATGCCCTCGGAGCGTTGACACTGCTGGCTGGAGAGTCGTTGACGGTCAGGCAGGGGGGCACCGATCTGCGGCTGCTGCTGCGCGGGTCCTTGAAGCAACCCCAAGCCAACGGTTTTCTCGTGGTCACCAACGGTGACCTCAGCATCGGTGAACAGGAGTTGAGCCGGATCAGAGCCTCAATTCTGTTCGACTTCGACCGGGTGTTGGTCCAAAACCTCGAGGCTGAGGTGGGCCGCGGCGGCACGCTCAGCGCTTCGGGAACGCTTGGTTTGTTTGCTCCTCAGAGCGATGCTCCACCCCTCACGCTGCAAATCAGTCAAGGTCAGATTCGTCAGCCGATCGTGCAGTTCCAGGCCGATGGCGAACTGCAAATCTCCGGGGCCATGGTGCAACCCGTCCTGTCCGGAGCGTTGACCCTGTCCCGAGGCACGCTACGGCCACAGTCCGGATTCTTCGGAAGGCTGCGGCGGGGTGGAGGTGGACTTCAAGGCTTGGTGGCCTCGGGTGTTGAGGGGCCCTCAACAGCGGCGCAACCCAGTTTTGAATCTGTGAACGAACTGCTGGAGGAGAAGTGGGATTTCCAGGAGCCACTGGTGCTGATGGGGCCCAATCAACCCATCCGGCGCTCGGATCAGCTGCAACGGTTCATTCCGAATCTCCCTGCAATTCGCTTCGAGAATCTTCGTCTTGCGCTTGGCCCTGATCTACAGGTGCTCATGCCTCCTTTGATCAGTTTCAAAGGGGATGGTGCGCTGACGTTGAACGGCCCCCTGGATCCCTCTTTGGAGGCCCGAGGCTTGATCCGGCTCAACTCGGGGCGGATCTGGATTCCTCCTCTCGCTCCCCTTCGTTTGGATCCGCAGGAGGCGAATGTTGCGGTGTTCACGCCTTCCTTGGGGCTCGTTCCCTACGTGGATATCGCCATGCAATCCAGGGTCGCCGATTCCGTCAGCGTGGGAAGTGGCAACCAGATCACCACCTCCAACGTGTTCGATACCAATGGAAGTGGCAGCGCTTACGCCGGTGGTGGCGAGCTGCGGCTGGTCAAGGTCACCGTTCAGGCCACCGGGCTGGCCAATCGGTTGGCTGATCCCAACAACCTTGTGTTGCGCAGTTCACCTCCGATGAGCGAGCAGCAGCTTTTGGGTCTGATCGGTGGTAACACTCTGGCGTCTCTGGGCGGAACCGGTGGGGCTGCTCTGGCCACGGTGCTGGGTCAGTCGCTTCTGTCTCCGGTGCTGGGCACCTTGACCGATGCCATGGGGCAACGGCTCCAGGTGGCGATCTTCCCCACCTACGTCAATCCCGATGTGAAATCAGAGACGGAGCGCACCTCTGGCAGGGTCCCCCCGACACTCACAGTGGTGACGGAGTTTGGTGTGGCTGTGACCGACAAGTTCGATCTCTCCGTGCTGATGGCACCGAACACGACAGATGTTCCTCCGCAAGCAACCGTCTCCTACCAATTGACGCCGAGCACCTCCGTGTCCGGGTCAGTGGATGCCAATGGCACCTGGCAGAGCCAGTTGCAGGTGTTCTTCCGGTTCTGA
- a CDS encoding ROK family protein produces MPDAQVIGVDLGGTAIKLARIRFDGTVLAEAQCPTPQPAVPGAVTMALCEVIEQIDPEHAAKAVGIGLPGPMDAAARVARVCINLPGWEDVPLADWLESRINRRVTLANDGNCAVVGEAWLGAARGVDDVVLLTLGTGVGGGVLLRGELFTGHNGAAAEPGLIGIQPDGPACNSGNRGSLEQFASITGLRRLCDRDPRELSAEADAGDPVALEVWSRYGERLGCGVASLVYMLTPQLVLLGGGLAGAAHHFLPSVRREVESRVQAVSREGLRIEAACLGNGAGRLGAARLALQRLNGMMAPD; encoded by the coding sequence ATGCCTGATGCGCAAGTGATTGGGGTGGATCTCGGGGGAACGGCGATCAAGTTGGCTCGGATTCGTTTTGACGGCACGGTGCTGGCGGAGGCGCAATGCCCCACACCCCAGCCAGCCGTGCCTGGTGCTGTGACGATGGCCCTGTGTGAGGTCATCGAACAGATCGATCCCGAGCATGCGGCGAAGGCGGTTGGCATCGGACTTCCCGGTCCGATGGATGCAGCAGCACGGGTGGCCCGGGTCTGCATCAACCTGCCTGGCTGGGAGGACGTGCCGCTGGCGGACTGGTTGGAGTCGCGGATCAATCGCCGGGTCACCCTGGCCAACGACGGCAACTGTGCGGTGGTCGGCGAGGCCTGGCTCGGCGCAGCCCGTGGTGTTGATGATGTGGTGCTGCTCACCCTCGGCACCGGCGTGGGAGGGGGGGTGCTTTTAAGAGGTGAGCTTTTTACAGGCCATAACGGTGCTGCAGCGGAACCTGGGCTGATTGGGATCCAGCCCGATGGTCCCGCCTGCAACAGCGGCAACCGTGGTTCTCTGGAGCAGTTCGCCAGCATCACTGGCCTGCGGCGGTTGTGTGATCGCGATCCGCGCGAGCTCAGTGCAGAGGCCGATGCCGGTGATCCTGTGGCCCTGGAGGTCTGGAGCCGCTACGGCGAGCGCCTGGGCTGTGGCGTTGCTTCGCTGGTGTACATGCTCACGCCGCAGTTGGTCCTGCTGGGCGGGGGGCTGGCGGGTGCCGCCCATCACTTTTTGCCGTCGGTGCGTCGCGAAGTGGAGTCCCGGGTTCAGGCCGTTTCACGGGAGGGGTTACGGATCGAAGCCGCCTGCCTGGGCAATGGTGCTGGACGCCTGGGGGCAGCCCGGCTCGCTCTGCAGCGGCTGAACGGGATGATGGCTCCAGATTGA